From one Candidatus Rokuibacteriota bacterium genomic stretch:
- a CDS encoding DUF2283 domain-containing protein: protein MKIEYDPEADALYIQIREAHPDDNIDIEEGVTVDVDKDGHIVGVEILDASKRLSPSDFTNITIQKLPLETTIP from the coding sequence ATGAAGATCGAGTACGACCCCGAGGCTGATGCATTGTACATCCAGATCCGCGAGGCCCATCCCGACGACAACATTGACATCGAGGAAGGGGTCACGGTGGATGTGGACAAAGACGGCCACATCGTGGGCGTTGAGATCCTCGACGCCAGCAAGCGGCTCAGCCCCTCTGACTTCACGAACATCACTATTCAGAAGCTCCCGCTCGAAACCACGATTCCGTGA
- a CDS encoding DUF86 domain-containing protein produces the protein MIDRDRLLAKLDELDGYLAELRSIAPERFEEYLRVEKKRACERLVPVLVEALIDACALLVAGLRLGLPGDEDDLFKKLVGRGVISNAMADSLRRMKGLRNLLVHEYGRINDQIVFETIRQRLGDFDTFKREILTFLRKA, from the coding sequence GTGATTGACCGCGACCGGCTCCTGGCCAAGCTCGATGAGCTTGACGGATACCTGGCGGAACTCCGCTCCATCGCCCCCGAACGGTTTGAAGAGTACCTGCGCGTCGAGAAGAAGCGAGCCTGCGAGCGGCTGGTGCCGGTGTTGGTGGAGGCGCTCATTGACGCCTGCGCTCTCCTCGTGGCTGGGCTCCGCCTCGGCCTACCCGGAGACGAAGACGACCTTTTTAAGAAGCTGGTGGGACGGGGCGTGATCTCCAATGCCATGGCCGATAGCCTCAGACGCATGAAGGGACTCCGCAACCTCCTGGTCCACGAATACGGCCGTATCAACGACCAGATCGTGTTCGAGACCATCCGTCAACGCCTCGGAGACTTCGATACCTTCAAGCGCGAAATCCTCACCTTTCTCCGGAAGGCTTGA
- a CDS encoding nucleotidyltransferase domain-containing protein: MDTVSQPALARLVDRAKSDPEVLAVLLFGSRARGDPSPVSDFDVCLVLASEPGSDLAPAHKRVEYLGEADLDVTVFQQLPLHIRSRVLKEGTVLFVRDEDALYALAARTARAFDGFRYIYRQYLDQVARD, encoded by the coding sequence ATGGACACGGTTTCCCAGCCCGCGCTTGCCCGCCTGGTTGACCGGGCAAAGAGTGATCCCGAAGTTCTCGCGGTGCTCCTGTTCGGGAGCCGGGCCCGCGGTGACCCTTCCCCGGTCTCCGACTTCGACGTCTGCCTCGTGCTCGCGTCCGAGCCGGGCTCCGATCTCGCTCCCGCCCACAAGCGGGTGGAGTACCTCGGGGAAGCCGACCTCGACGTCACCGTGTTCCAGCAGCTCCCCCTGCACATCCGGAGCCGGGTCCTCAAGGAAGGCACGGTCCTCTTCGTTCGAGACGAGGATGCCCTCTATGCGCTCGCCGCCCGTACCGCGCGCGCCTTCGACGGCTTCCGGTACATCTATCGCCAGTACCTCGATCAGGTCGCGCGTGATTGA